Sequence from the Exiguobacterium aurantiacum genome:
TGTTTATAAATGGCTTCAGCTGTTAATTCAGTTTGCATGATTTTCACTCCCAATGTTGTTCCCATTGTTTTTCTTCTTCGATCACGCGTAATTCCTCCTGTGTGATCAAGAATAACTCCATCTGGTGTTTTCGTTTAGCCCCTTCGACGAGAAAGCGTGGGCTTCCTCCCGTCTCTTCGTCATACAGCGTGATTAATCCTGCTGCTTTGTCTAAAAAGAAGGCGGTTTTTGCCCGCAACTGGCTCGGGTCCTCATAAGGACGCTGGGTCAGCGCTTCAAAAAAGTCGGCCTCGAGTTGCAAGCGAATGAACAATTCTTGCTCGTACGGCTTATACTTCTCTTCCATCTGTAAAAAAGGTGGAAATACGGCGATTTTGATTGGATAAGATTCTCTTAACTCTAACAATACTTCTCCAGCCCATAATTCACAACCGTTCGTGCCACTAAAAATGAACCATTCCGCCCCAAGTTCGATGGCTTCGACTATTTTTCGCTCATACGCTTCCTTGATGATGTCGATACCGGGATGGTCGGCTTTGAAGATGCCGAGCTCATGCGGCCGGTATCCTGTGATGGCGACAACTTTCATGACTGCTTCCTTTCTAGCCGGTTCATCCGGTGGCGAAGCGCCCGCATCTCGGTCAAGGCGGTCTGTCGAAGTACCGTCTCTTTCCGTTCCGCCAAGGCGATGGCCTGTTCGGTATAGATGATGGCCCGATTGATGTCTTTTTCGCGATGTTCGGCATATTTCGCCAATTCGACGAGTGCCTCGATCGTGCCGACTTGTTCGAACAGCGGCAGCGCCTGCTCCATCTGGCCGGTCCGTTTCAACAGGACCGCTTGACGCATCAAAGCCCGTTTCGTCGGCTGTTCGAGCCTCTCGTACTCTTGAAGCGCCGCCTCGGCGTTGCCGAGGTCGTTCAACCAGTGCGCGCGTTCTTCACCAAACGGTGTCTCGTCGGCTTCGACGAGATGACAGAGCCGTTTATAGAGCGAGACGAGACTCAAGCAGTCGGCATGGTGGTGCTCGATGACGGGCTGTAAAATATCCGGTTCACGCTCCTTCACGTATTGAAAATAGTGCATCGGCGCCAAGAATCCGGGCAAGTCGTCCGTCCGGGCATGCCCGAAATGGGCTTCGACCGCTTTGAGCGACACCGATTCGAGCGTCGGTTTCAACAGACGACGCGAGGCATGCAACAAATCGATATGGCCGACGGCTGGGAGTGCTTTGACTTTCGAGCGGACGAACGTGTGTCTTGTTTTAATTTGGGGCCAGTCGAACGACTTGCCGTTATACGTCACGAAACGGACCTCGTCGCCGATGTCGTTCAAGAAATGATAGTAAAACGCCGTCTCGAACGCCGGATGCGGCAACACGTATTGAATCATCTCAAGATGGTCCCCTTGGAAACGCGCGAATCCGATCAAAAAGATCGAGGTCCCCGATCCGCGGAGCCCGGTCGTCTCGGTATCCATGAACAACACCTGCTCGGACGAGACATCGACTTGGAAAAAGGGATGGGTCGATGTCGCGAGCGAGGCTTTGGCGGAACCGAATGTAAAGTCATGGTACGTCTCGTCGAGCGGATAAATCTGCTTCAAGCGGACGCACCACTCTTGTCCGAACGTCAAAATCTCTCCGCCGCGCTCGCGCCACTTCGCCTGTTCGACGTCGTCCGACGTCACGGCCGCCTGTTTCTTATCATTCGTTTTAATGAGTCGTGATAGTTTTGCTTTCATATCGTTCCTTTCAATGCTTGTAACTGTCTGACGACCTGCTGTTTAAAGTCACCGTAGCCGATCATCCCGACACAGCGCGGACAACCGCTCTCGCACGGACAGTCGTCGACCGTTCGAATGGCCGCATCCAACACGTCGTCGGCGTCGCGATAGAGTGCCTCGCTCAGTCCGATGCCGCCCGGGTAACGGTCATATAAATAGACCGTCGGTTTATTCGTATGGGTCGCTTTCATTTGAATCGTCGTGAACAGATCGAGCGTGTCACACATCAAATAGAGCGGGGCCAAGCGACGCAACAGGTCGCTGACCGCTTCGAGCTGGTCCTCCATGTCGGCTTCCGAATAGGCGAACCGTTCATCGAGCGTGAACCAAGTCGCCGTCGTGTGCAATTCCCGTTCCGGCAAATGGATCGGCCCGGAACCGATATTCTCGTGCGTCCCGAACTTGATTTTCTTGAACAGTGTCGCCATCGCGATGACCGACACTTCTCCGAACGTCTTCACGCCGGTCGTCTTGTTCTCTTCCAACACTTTCAGTTCGACTGCCAAATTGGCATCCGTATAGTAGTCGACGTCGACACGTCGGACATACGCTTTCTTCTCTTCGAAGTCGAGACGTTCGACTTGATACTGCTCGGCGCCATGTAAATAGATGGCTTCGTCATGAAGCAACGTCATCGCGCTGAACGTATCCATCTCGCCGATGACTTGGTTCTTCGCGGTTTGATCGACGATGACGACATTCTCTTGATCACTCGTCCGCAGCGAGATATCATGGGCCGGGAACGCGTCCGTCATCCAATAATATTTATTGGCCCGTTCATGCAAGATGTGGGCGTCCGTCAAGAAATCGAGAATTTCTTCCGTCTCGACCGTTCCGAACCGCTCCCCTTTTTTGAAAGGCAGTTCGAAAGCGGCACATTTCATATGGTCGACAAGAATGATTAAATTGTTCGGGTCGAGCCGAGCTGCTTCCGGTGATCGGTCTAAAATCAAATCGGGCTGTTCGACGACAAGTTGATCGAGCGAAGACGACGAGGCGACAAAGATGACGAGCGCCTCGGAGTGCCGGCGCCCGGCCCGGC
This genomic interval carries:
- a CDS encoding SLOG family protein, whose protein sequence is MKVVAITGYRPHELGIFKADHPGIDIIKEAYERKIVEAIELGAEWFIFSGTNGCELWAGEVLLELRESYPIKIAVFPPFLQMEEKYKPYEQELFIRLQLEADFFEALTQRPYEDPSQLRAKTAFFLDKAAGLITLYDEETGGSPRFLVEGAKRKHQMELFLITQEELRVIEEEKQWEQHWE
- a CDS encoding ribonuclease H-like domain-containing protein, encoding MKAKLSRLIKTNDKKQAAVTSDDVEQAKWRERGGEILTFGQEWCVRLKQIYPLDETYHDFTFGSAKASLATSTHPFFQVDVSSEQVLFMDTETTGLRGSGTSIFLIGFARFQGDHLEMIQYVLPHPAFETAFYYHFLNDIGDEVRFVTYNGKSFDWPQIKTRHTFVRSKVKALPAVGHIDLLHASRRLLKPTLESVSLKAVEAHFGHARTDDLPGFLAPMHYFQYVKEREPDILQPVIEHHHADCLSLVSLYKRLCHLVEADETPFGEERAHWLNDLGNAEAALQEYERLEQPTKRALMRQAVLLKRTGQMEQALPLFEQVGTIEALVELAKYAEHREKDINRAIIYTEQAIALAERKETVLRQTALTEMRALRHRMNRLERKQS